A genome region from Sceloporus undulatus isolate JIND9_A2432 ecotype Alabama chromosome 1, SceUnd_v1.1, whole genome shotgun sequence includes the following:
- the RHAG gene encoding LOW QUALITY PROTEIN: ammonium transporter Rh type A (The sequence of the model RefSeq protein was modified relative to this genomic sequence to represent the inferred CDS: inserted 3 bases in 2 codons; substituted 2 bases at 2 genomic stop codons), with translation MAITNSSFSTNIRIKFPVLAIFLEVVIIILFGIFVKYDTSDHGSKLLREFWLYPLFQDVHVMIFWFGFLMTFXKKYGFSSIGTNLLIAALVSSXGILLQGFWHMRFSEIPIDFLELXSCSFSTATVLISFGAVLGKTSPVQMLIMSSLEXLVEQELLNLFCIFQATDTGASMTIHAFGAYFGLAAARVIYRPGLKNGHENEGSAYHSDIFAMIGTLFLWLFWPSFNSAIAAPGEAQQRAIMNTYFSLAACTLTAFAISILLEHRGKLDMVHIQNATLAGGVAVGSCADLNILPFGAMLIGSIAGVISVIGFKYLTPLFASKLNIQDTCGVHNLHGMPGILGGIASIIAAALQVNENLSTGMQAAALGCSIAIALVGGTITGLILHLPFLGQPPDQNCYDDSVYWEVPSEKFPQECNPDYEEDNSNVIVEAQ, from the exons ATGGCCATCACAAATTCTTCTTTCTCCACCAATATTCGGATTAAATTCCCTGTACTTGCTATTTTTTTGGAAGTGGTCATTAtaattttatttggaatatttgtaaaATATGACACAAGTGATCATGGAAGCAAGCTCCTGCGTGAATTCTGGTTATACCCAC TATTTCAAGATGTTCACGTGATGATATTCTGGTTTGGTTTCTTGATGACTT TAAAGAAGTATGGCTTCAGCAGCATTGGTACCAACCTGCTTATTGCTGCCTTGGTCTCCAG GGGCATCCTACTACAGGGATTTTGGCATATGAGATTCAGTGAAATCCCTATTG ATTTCCtggagt TATGATCATGCAGCTTCAGCACAGCCACTGTCCTGATTTCATTTGGAGCTGTCCTGGGGAAAACAAGCCCAGTCCAGATGCTGATCATG TCTTCCCTGGAGTGATTGGTTGAACAAGAACTCTTAAACTTATTCTGCATTTTTCAGGCTACTGATACTGGGGCATCCATGACTATTCATGCCTTTGGAGCCTACTTTGGTCTTGCTGCAGCTCGAGTCATATACCGCCCTGGTCTGAAAAATGGACATGAAAATGAAGGTTCTGCTTACCACTCAGACATATTTGCTATGATTG GTACTCTTTTCCTTTGGTTGTTCTGGCCCAGTTTTAACTCAGCAATTGCAGCACCAGGAGAGGCGCAGCAAAGAGCTATCATGAACACATACTTCTCTTTAGCAGCATGCACACTTACAGCATTTGCCATCTCTATCTTGCTTGAACATAGAGGCAAACTTGACATG GTGCATATTCAAAATGCAACCTTAGCAGGAGGAGTTGCTGTGGGTTCCTGTGCTGATCTGAACATCTTGCCCTTTGGTGCCATGTTAATAGGCAGCATAGCTGGAGTCATCTCAGTTATTGGTTTCAAATATTTGACT CCTTTGTTTGCCTCAAAGCTGAATATTCAAGACACCTGTGGTGTTCATAACTTGCATGGCATGCCTGGAATTTTGGGGGGCATTGCAAGTATTATTGCAGCTGCTCTACAAGTCAACGAAAA TTTATCTACTGGGATGCAGGCTGCTGCTCTGGGATGCTCAATTGCAATTGCTCTCGTGGGTGGAACAATCACAG GATTAATTCTACACTTGCCTTTCTTGGGACAACCTCCTGATCAGAACTGCTATGATGACTCAGTGTACTGGGAG gttCCCTCTGAAAAGTTCCCACAGGAGTGCAATCCTGATTACGAGGAGGACAATAGCAATGTCATTGTTGAAGCACAGTAG